A single genomic interval of Shewanella halotolerans harbors:
- the gltS gene encoding sodium/glutamate symporter, translated as MNTVYTVGELESFLVAILVLFIGHSVNRHVASFRKYNIPEPIVGGLLVAAVITILHSYNISLEFSLSMQNTLMLMFFSSVGLAASYKLLMKGGSKVFLFLAIASLYIIIQNAVGVSMATALGLEPLMGLIAGSITLSGGHGTGAAWAQTFSDQYGINTLELAMAAATFGLVMGGIIGGPVAQRLINKNGLLSSYGVGGNHHKDHPDLVTYDQLEEDRVTAKSILEVLFILLLCVAGAKWFGSLIAYLDIGWLKMPDFVYALFFGVVITNITEVSRGFKINRECVDVLGTVSLALFLAMALMNLKLWEIFDLAVPLLIILLAQTAVLAVFAYWITFKLMGANYDAAVMAGGHCGFGLGATPTAVMNMGALVSRTGPSPQAFMVVPIVGAFFIDIVNAIILQGYLSFIG; from the coding sequence ATGAATACTGTTTATACCGTTGGAGAGCTGGAGTCATTTCTAGTGGCGATCTTAGTGCTCTTTATTGGCCATTCGGTTAATCGTCACGTGGCATCGTTTCGCAAATATAATATTCCCGAACCCATAGTGGGTGGTCTACTGGTGGCGGCGGTGATCACCATACTGCACTCCTACAACATCTCGCTTGAGTTTTCTCTGTCGATGCAAAACACCCTGATGCTGATGTTCTTCAGCAGCGTGGGGCTGGCGGCCAGCTACAAGCTATTGATGAAGGGGGGCAGCAAGGTATTCCTCTTCCTGGCGATCGCCTCGCTCTACATCATCATTCAGAATGCCGTCGGCGTCAGCATGGCGACCGCACTGGGGCTGGAGCCTTTGATGGGACTGATCGCCGGGTCGATCACCCTGTCAGGCGGGCACGGCACGGGAGCCGCATGGGCACAGACCTTCTCGGATCAGTACGGCATCAACACCCTGGAGCTGGCGATGGCGGCGGCGACATTCGGCCTGGTGATGGGCGGTATTATCGGCGGCCCGGTAGCTCAGCGTCTGATCAACAAGAATGGCCTGCTTTCCTCCTACGGTGTCGGGGGTAATCACCACAAGGATCATCCTGACTTGGTGACCTATGATCAGCTGGAAGAAGACAGGGTCACGGCCAAGAGTATCCTGGAGGTGCTCTTCATCCTCCTGCTGTGTGTCGCGGGGGCCAAGTGGTTTGGCTCTCTAATCGCCTACCTGGATATCGGCTGGTTGAAGATGCCTGACTTTGTCTATGCACTCTTCTTCGGTGTGGTGATCACTAATATCACAGAGGTGTCCCGCGGCTTTAAGATCAACCGCGAGTGTGTCGACGTCCTGGGTACCGTCTCGCTGGCGCTCTTCCTCGCCATGGCACTGATGAACCTTAAGCTGTGGGAGATCTTCGACCTGGCGGTGCCGCTGCTTATCATTCTCCTGGCGCAGACGGCCGTGCTGGCGGTATTTGCCTACTGGATCACCTTCAAGCTGATGGGCGCCAACTATGACGCCGCCGTCATGGCCGGTGGTCACTGTGGTTTCGGCCTGGGCGCCACGCCGACGGCCGTGATGAACATGGGCGCCCTGGTGTCACGCACGGGGCCATCGCCGCAGGCCTTTATGGTGGTGCCTATCGTCGGTGCCTTCTTCATCGACATAGTCAATGCCATCATATTGCAGGGCTATCTCAGTTTCATCGGCTAG
- a CDS encoding M14 family zinc carboxypeptidase yields the protein MLRLCLLLLSIVPLLVSFATNAQSVISVASATQSASSLASPSEFLGYPLGQWHLRHDQINYYLKQLAQNSPRVSLESTGQSHEARQQLTAVITSAANQARLAKIIEGRQQVKAGKAPDGPLIIWLAYSIHGDEASGAHAALEVSYRLSQSQEPWVQELLDKAVVLITPSQNPDGLDRFSTWTNNYTGKVKVSDENHNEHRQNWPAGRRNHYFADLNRDWLFLRHPESQGRIALFHKWQPHYLGDFHEMGHNQTFFFQPGVPTRTHPLTPKENQAITSKLASFHAKALDESKQRYFTKQMFDDFYYGKGSTYPDINGAVGILFEQASVRGQQQDSENGLLRFSQAIDNQIATSFSSLKGALALADELKQYQSRFYQRKDKHPPSGREAGFLLGAPGDPGRRDDLAQLLSRHGIAFFYLKDKMQQGRHQYSQDDSLFVPINQPQKTLLLAMFDLRTEFEDATFYDVSSWNLAFSYNLQMARNVNLNVDDLLTEPQARTPGMLSSNNVAVLIDWRQQNAAPMLQTLLSEGVRVKFAAKPFSLKVDGQPLNMEAGTLQIPVAQAAMTPRELIGRLAVLAEQYRVQLQGVDSGLASSGIDLGSPDFHDIAPIKALVVTGYGTSSAEVGELWYFMDNLIGAPLTQVDVSRLQSIELTPYTHVFLMDGSYANLDEKYARKLGQFAIEGGVIVAQKGALQLLSKGNLLKSDIREKRYFSQLFATDGLSFGDKAKLDARQAIGGAVLALDLDTSHPITFGLGTNRLPVLKNKVFGLSKSQAPFITAANYADEPLLDGFLAEEYQRSLSQTPAIVVERHGKGALVALADNLLFRNIWLGSQKVYANSLYFIPALH from the coding sequence ATGCTGCGACTCTGCCTTTTGCTGCTTTCTATCGTCCCCCTGCTCGTAAGCTTTGCGACAAATGCCCAAAGCGTGATCTCAGTCGCGTCCGCTACCCAGAGTGCCAGCAGCCTAGCGTCGCCTAGCGAGTTTCTCGGTTATCCCCTCGGCCAGTGGCATCTGCGCCACGATCAGATCAACTACTACCTCAAGCAGTTGGCCCAAAACAGCCCCAGAGTCAGCCTGGAATCGACGGGACAGAGCCACGAGGCCAGACAGCAGCTTACGGCGGTGATCACCTCAGCCGCCAATCAGGCCAGGCTGGCAAAGATCATTGAAGGACGTCAGCAGGTCAAGGCGGGTAAGGCACCCGACGGGCCGCTGATCATCTGGCTGGCCTATTCGATTCATGGCGACGAGGCCAGCGGCGCCCATGCGGCGCTTGAGGTTAGCTATCGTCTCAGCCAGAGCCAGGAGCCCTGGGTGCAGGAGCTGCTGGACAAGGCCGTGGTGCTGATCACCCCATCGCAAAACCCCGACGGCCTGGATCGTTTCTCCACCTGGACCAACAACTACACAGGCAAGGTGAAGGTGAGCGATGAGAATCACAACGAGCACAGACAAAACTGGCCGGCCGGCAGGCGTAATCACTATTTTGCCGACCTGAACCGCGACTGGCTGTTCCTGCGCCATCCCGAGTCCCAGGGACGCATCGCGCTGTTCCACAAGTGGCAGCCACACTACCTGGGCGACTTCCACGAGATGGGCCATAACCAGACCTTCTTCTTCCAGCCGGGCGTGCCGACACGCACCCATCCGCTGACCCCCAAAGAGAATCAGGCTATAACCTCAAAGCTCGCCAGTTTCCACGCCAAGGCGCTGGATGAGAGCAAGCAGCGCTATTTCACCAAGCAGATGTTTGACGACTTCTACTATGGTAAAGGCTCGACCTATCCAGATATCAACGGCGCCGTGGGCATACTGTTCGAACAGGCCAGCGTACGCGGCCAGCAGCAGGATTCAGAAAACGGTCTGCTGCGTTTTAGCCAGGCCATAGACAACCAGATAGCCACCTCCTTCTCCAGCCTCAAGGGGGCCCTGGCACTGGCAGATGAGCTAAAGCAGTATCAGAGCCGCTTCTATCAGCGCAAAGACAAACACCCACCTTCGGGCCGCGAAGCCGGTTTCCTACTGGGCGCGCCGGGGGATCCCGGCAGACGCGATGATCTCGCCCAGCTACTGAGCCGCCATGGAATAGCCTTCTTCTATCTCAAGGACAAGATGCAACAGGGCAGACACCAATACAGTCAGGACGACAGCCTGTTTGTCCCCATCAATCAGCCTCAGAAAACACTGCTGCTGGCCATGTTCGATCTGCGCACCGAATTTGAAGACGCCACCTTCTACGATGTCTCCAGCTGGAACCTCGCCTTCTCCTATAACCTGCAGATGGCCCGTAACGTTAACCTGAATGTCGACGACCTGCTCACCGAGCCGCAAGCCAGAACGCCCGGCATGCTGAGCAGCAATAACGTCGCGGTGTTGATCGATTGGCGACAGCAAAACGCCGCGCCCATGCTGCAGACCCTGCTTAGCGAGGGCGTTCGGGTCAAGTTTGCCGCCAAACCCTTTAGCCTCAAGGTCGATGGCCAGCCTCTGAACATGGAGGCCGGCACCCTGCAGATCCCAGTGGCCCAGGCCGCAATGACGCCGAGGGAACTGATCGGCAGGCTAGCGGTGCTTGCCGAGCAGTATCGGGTGCAGCTACAGGGAGTCGATAGCGGACTCGCCAGCTCAGGAATAGATCTTGGCAGCCCGGATTTTCACGACATCGCCCCCATCAAGGCCTTGGTTGTCACCGGCTACGGCACCTCGTCGGCCGAGGTGGGTGAACTCTGGTATTTCATGGATAATCTTATCGGCGCGCCCCTGACTCAGGTGGACGTCAGTCGCCTGCAGAGCATAGAGCTGACACCCTACACCCATGTGTTTTTGATGGATGGCAGCTATGCCAATCTGGATGAGAAATATGCCCGCAAACTGGGACAGTTCGCCATTGAAGGCGGGGTGATCGTCGCGCAGAAAGGCGCGCTGCAATTGCTCTCCAAGGGCAACCTGCTCAAGAGCGACATCAGAGAGAAACGCTACTTCAGCCAGCTGTTTGCCACCGACGGTCTCTCTTTTGGCGATAAGGCCAAACTGGATGCTCGCCAGGCGATCGGCGGCGCAGTGTTGGCGCTGGATCTCGACACCAGCCACCCCATCACCTTCGGCCTGGGCACTAATCGCCTACCCGTGCTGAAGAACAAGGTGTTTGGCCTGAGTAAGAGCCAGGCCCCCTTCATCACGGCCGCCAACTATGCCGACGAGCCCCTGCTCGATGGTTTCCTGGCCGAGGAATATCAGCGCAGCCTGAGTCAGACTCCAGCCATTGTCGTGGAGCGCCACGGCAAGGGTGCCCTGGTCGCCCTGGCCGATAACCTCTTGTTTCGCAATATCTGGCTCGGCTCGCAGAAGGTCTACGCCAACAGCCTCTACTTCATTCCGGCCCTGCATTAA
- a CDS encoding NirD/YgiW/YdeI family stress tolerance protein, with product MQKQLTGTLILSCVLTLPAFAAYNGPKAGGVIQQASDAHTAKDDTPVELTGKLIKSLGDEKYLFRDSSGEVEVEIDNALWRDIEVSSDTTVTLRGEVDDEWRGIEIEIDSIELVDQAH from the coding sequence ATGCAGAAGCAACTCACAGGCACCCTAATCCTTTCTTGCGTACTCACCCTGCCGGCCTTCGCCGCCTACAACGGCCCCAAGGCGGGCGGCGTGATCCAGCAGGCTAGCGACGCCCACACGGCTAAAGATGACACACCAGTGGAGCTGACAGGCAAGCTGATCAAGAGCCTGGGCGATGAGAAATACCTGTTTCGCGACAGCAGCGGCGAAGTCGAGGTGGAGATAGACAACGCCCTGTGGCGTGACATTGAGGTCTCCAGCGATACAACTGTCACCCTGAGGGGCGAGGTGGACGACGAATGGCGCGGTATTGAGATAGAGATCGACAGCATAGAGTTGGTGGATCAGGCGCATTAA
- a CDS encoding TIGR01621 family pseudouridine synthase, producing MYKIIADETDFLVIDKAPGVHFHSQDGSAGVMAQLERDLEIKLYSVHRLDTMTSGLLLFAKSSEAAAAFTQRFSEHKVQKYYLALAKGKPKKKQGSIVGDMAKSRRSMYKLLRSKENPAITQFFSQSVAEGLRLYLLKPLSGKTHQLRVALASLGVPILGDQLYGGEDADRGYLHAYALGFEWQGQEYAYHQAPEQGEAFSLDGVKNQLQTWSKPEKLDWPKRN from the coding sequence ATGTACAAGATCATTGCCGACGAGACCGACTTTCTGGTGATCGACAAGGCGCCGGGCGTTCATTTTCATAGTCAGGACGGCAGCGCCGGCGTGATGGCGCAGCTGGAGCGGGATCTCGAAATCAAACTCTATTCTGTGCATCGCCTGGATACCATGACATCTGGCCTGCTGCTGTTTGCCAAGTCGAGTGAGGCGGCGGCAGCTTTTACACAGCGCTTTAGCGAGCACAAGGTGCAGAAGTACTATCTGGCGCTGGCCAAGGGCAAGCCGAAGAAGAAGCAGGGCAGCATAGTGGGCGACATGGCCAAGTCCCGTCGCAGCATGTACAAGCTGCTGCGCAGCAAGGAGAATCCGGCGATCACTCAGTTTTTCTCCCAGTCGGTGGCCGAGGGGCTGCGCCTCTATCTGCTTAAGCCGCTGAGTGGCAAGACACATCAACTCAGGGTGGCGCTAGCCAGCCTGGGGGTGCCGATTCTCGGTGACCAACTCTATGGCGGCGAGGATGCCGACCGTGGCTACCTGCATGCCTACGCCTTAGGCTTTGAGTGGCAGGGGCAGGAGTATGCTTATCATCAGGCGCCGGAGCAGGGCGAGGCATTTAGCTTGGATGGGGTAAAAAACCAGTTGCAAACATGGAGTAAGCCTGAGAAGTTAGATTGGCCAAAACGAAATTGA
- a CDS encoding response regulator transcription factor — MKILLVEDDATTTEYVVKGFAEQGHNIETASDGHQGLLLATSMQYDLVILDRMLPQLDGLKLLAALRATGNQTPVLILSALSHVDERVKGLRAGGDDYMTKPFAFSELLVRAEKLMQRGNSAPAQTELKVGELVMELLTRKVTLAGSEILLQPKEFQLLKYLMEHPNQVISRTLLFEAVWDYHFDPRTNVIDVHIAKLRRKFEELGFGELIETVRGAGYRLRQGH, encoded by the coding sequence ATGAAAATATTACTGGTAGAAGATGATGCGACCACCACAGAATATGTGGTCAAGGGATTTGCCGAACAGGGGCACAATATCGAAACCGCTAGCGACGGCCATCAGGGCCTGTTACTGGCCACCAGTATGCAGTATGACCTGGTGATACTGGATCGCATGTTGCCGCAGCTCGATGGCCTCAAGCTATTGGCGGCGCTGCGCGCGACCGGCAACCAGACGCCGGTACTCATCCTGTCGGCGCTTAGCCATGTGGACGAGCGCGTCAAGGGCCTCAGGGCTGGTGGCGACGACTACATGACCAAGCCCTTTGCCTTCTCCGAACTCTTGGTGCGCGCCGAGAAGCTGATGCAGCGTGGTAACTCAGCGCCGGCGCAGACAGAGCTTAAGGTGGGCGAGCTGGTAATGGAACTGCTGACCCGCAAGGTAACCCTGGCGGGCAGCGAGATCTTGCTGCAACCCAAAGAATTTCAACTGCTCAAGTACTTGATGGAACACCCGAATCAGGTGATCAGCCGCACCCTCTTGTTCGAGGCGGTGTGGGATTACCATTTCGATCCTCGCACCAATGTGATCGACGTGCATATCGCCAAGCTGAGACGTAAGTTTGAAGAGCTGGGCTTTGGCGAACTGATCGAAACGGTTCGAGGGGCTGGCTATCGCCTCCGTCAAGGGCATTAG
- a CDS encoding MATE family efflux transporter, with protein MSPLNLLLNKQKNSQLFALAVPMILSNITVPLLGLVDTAVVGHLSNAYYLGGVAVGSTVITLILWILGFLRMSTTGLVAQAFGAKELQTQYRLLMQSASLALLFSLLVLLLQQPIITAAMALSDASEQVRYYSQAYFNIRIWSTPFALANLALLGWLLGRQQPKAAMWQLIAANITNILLDVLFVMGLGWGVEGAALASVLADMTGFAVAASMVVRTIKREGGFEFLPLLRSLSLNSYQRLVRLNLDIFIRSLCLQLAFAFMTFQGANLGDNTVAANAVLLNLLLLISYALDGIAYYGEAEVGRAVGEKSHERLTQSVTLAGLWSAIFALLFTLFFALWGELVINLLTNISEVRQEAQAYLGWVVALPLLAFGSYLFDGVYIGAAQGKAMRNTMILATFGVFFPTWLLLQGYGNHALWAAMSLFMLTRSLSLALDYRYRLSNTLTKTG; from the coding sequence ATGTCGCCACTAAACTTATTGTTAAATAAACAGAAAAACAGCCAGTTGTTCGCGCTCGCCGTGCCTATGATTCTGTCTAACATTACGGTTCCCCTGCTGGGGCTGGTCGATACTGCCGTCGTGGGACACTTGAGTAACGCCTATTATTTAGGGGGAGTCGCCGTCGGGTCAACGGTGATCACCCTGATTTTATGGATTCTGGGCTTCCTGCGCATGTCGACTACGGGCTTGGTAGCGCAGGCCTTCGGCGCCAAGGAGCTTCAGACCCAGTACCGCCTCCTGATGCAGTCGGCCAGCCTGGCGCTGCTGTTTTCCCTGCTGGTGCTACTCCTGCAGCAACCCATAATCACCGCGGCGATGGCGCTCTCCGACGCCAGTGAGCAGGTGCGGTATTACAGCCAGGCCTATTTTAACATCCGCATCTGGTCAACTCCCTTTGCCTTGGCCAACCTGGCCCTGCTGGGTTGGCTGCTGGGGCGCCAGCAGCCTAAGGCCGCCATGTGGCAGCTCATCGCCGCCAACATCACTAACATACTACTGGATGTGCTGTTCGTGATGGGGTTAGGCTGGGGTGTCGAAGGGGCCGCTCTGGCCTCTGTACTGGCGGACATGACGGGCTTTGCCGTGGCCGCCAGCATGGTGGTGCGCACCATCAAACGAGAGGGAGGTTTCGAGTTCCTTCCCCTACTCCGCAGCCTATCGCTCAATAGCTACCAGCGCCTGGTGCGCCTCAATCTGGATATCTTTATCCGTAGCCTCTGCCTGCAACTCGCCTTCGCCTTCATGACCTTTCAGGGAGCGAACCTGGGCGACAATACGGTGGCCGCCAACGCCGTGCTGCTCAACCTTTTGCTGCTCATCTCCTACGCCCTGGATGGCATCGCCTATTATGGTGAGGCCGAGGTGGGCCGGGCCGTGGGCGAAAAGAGCCATGAGCGCCTGACCCAAAGCGTCACCCTTGCTGGACTCTGGTCGGCCATCTTTGCCCTGCTGTTTACCCTGTTTTTTGCCCTGTGGGGCGAGCTGGTCATCAATCTGCTGACCAACATCTCTGAGGTGCGCCAGGAGGCGCAGGCCTACTTGGGCTGGGTCGTCGCCCTGCCGCTACTCGCCTTCGGCTCTTACCTGTTCGATGGCGTCTATATCGGCGCCGCCCAAGGCAAGGCGATGCGCAACACCATGATACTCGCCACCTTCGGGGTCTTCTTCCCCACATGGCTACTGCTACAGGGTTATGGCAACCATGCCCTGTGGGCCGCCATGAGTCTGTTTATGCTAACCCGCAGCCTCAGCCTGGCGCTGGACTACCGCTATCGATTGAGTAATACCCTAACGAAAACGGGATGA
- a CDS encoding YqaE/Pmp3 family membrane protein has product MDTNKLLLVIIAILLPPVAVFLKSGVGKDLLINIILCLLFFIPGLLHALWVVTKS; this is encoded by the coding sequence ATGGATACCAATAAACTACTGCTGGTCATCATCGCCATCCTGTTGCCACCGGTTGCCGTCTTCTTGAAGAGCGGTGTCGGCAAGGATCTGCTGATCAACATCATTCTCTGCCTGCTGTTCTTTATCCCAGGCCTGTTGCACGCCCTGTGGGTGGTGACTAAGTCTTAG
- a CDS encoding PepSY domain-containing protein, whose translation MARWFISLMLLSGLAGANAAQANPAVLELLSDSQSLTPQKMIQQAEKTYPGVISEFQIDVENGQLIYEISMINTKDDTISEFEFWAKDGRLIRQKVEALEADDKDELKAVRLLKEMEQSFSQLLKLAMGDSNAHILEAQLDHDLGISYLELKLIDANGKHKIAFDIENQRPLPLLKWD comes from the coding sequence ATGGCTCGTTGGTTTATCAGTTTAATGCTGTTGTCTGGACTGGCGGGGGCGAATGCGGCCCAGGCCAATCCGGCAGTGCTTGAGTTGCTATCGGATAGCCAAAGCCTGACTCCACAGAAGATGATCCAGCAGGCGGAGAAGACCTACCCTGGGGTGATATCCGAGTTTCAGATCGATGTGGAAAATGGTCAGTTGATCTATGAGATCAGCATGATCAACACCAAGGACGACACCATCAGCGAATTTGAGTTCTGGGCCAAAGATGGCCGACTCATTCGCCAGAAGGTGGAGGCCCTCGAGGCTGACGATAAGGATGAGCTCAAGGCGGTGCGCCTGCTCAAAGAGATGGAGCAGAGCTTCTCGCAACTGCTTAAGCTGGCCATGGGTGACAGCAATGCCCATATTCTCGAGGCGCAGCTGGATCACGACTTGGGCATCAGCTACTTGGAACTCAAGCTTATCGATGCCAACGGCAAACATAAGATAGCCTTCGATATCGAAAATCAGCGGCCTTTGCCCCTGTTGAAGTGGGATTAA
- the nfuA gene encoding Fe-S biogenesis protein NfuA codes for MITISDAAQAHFVKLLADQPEGTHIRVFVISPGTPSAECGVSYCPPDAVEADDIELEFNGFHAMVDEKSAPFLEEASIDFVTDQLGSQLTLKAPNAKMRKVDADAPLKERIEYVIQSEINPQLASHGGNIMLVDIDEAGIAILQFGGGCNGCSMVDVTLKDGIEKQLLDMFPGELTGVRDVTEHQHGEHSYQ; via the coding sequence ATGATCACCATTTCCGATGCAGCTCAGGCGCATTTTGTTAAGCTACTCGCTGACCAGCCTGAAGGAACTCATATTCGCGTTTTTGTTATCAGCCCAGGTACCCCTTCGGCTGAGTGTGGCGTGTCTTACTGTCCGCCGGATGCCGTAGAGGCAGACGACATCGAACTCGAATTTAATGGTTTTCATGCCATGGTGGATGAGAAGAGTGCTCCCTTCCTCGAAGAGGCTTCTATTGACTTCGTTACCGACCAGCTGGGTTCACAACTGACCCTGAAGGCGCCTAATGCCAAGATGCGTAAGGTCGATGCCGACGCGCCACTGAAAGAGCGTATCGAATATGTGATTCAGTCTGAGATCAACCCACAGCTGGCTAGCCACGGTGGCAACATCATGCTGGTGGATATCGACGAAGCCGGTATCGCTATCCTGCAATTCGGCGGTGGCTGTAACGGTTGTTCTATGGTGGACGTGACCCTGAAAGATGGCATCGAGAAGCAGCTACTGGATATGTTCCCTGGCGAGCTCACTGGGGTGCGCGATGTCACCGAACATCAACACGGTGAACACTCTTACCAATAA
- a CDS encoding sensor histidine kinase, producing the protein MTLIIGTLLFGMYRQLINEQELQTNQHLAAEKLRYQQMALTLDRRSFATQIRTADPKTALVVWRSSLDLVGALSLMPDDMPLLPETRDFPILTSGPDKLHILTGGLVITRYGPVLIATRTDQLATLIERFVNAAITALMLTIVLTLALGYLFSKAILRRLVQYNRLSRRIERGEYSTRLPISWRQDEFDMLAGNFNQVLDTLEANLHAVRGATDNIAHDLRTPLSHLRIGLEQLPQRPAEELDEASAILIEELDHCLATFDAMLSLTRIEEGQQDLELQPLSLNDLCQDLFEMAEAMAESNGQTLSLSLDQDYSVMGDKYLLFQALFNLVDNAIKYSGEGAKIEIIQQGNEILIRDNGPGIPNDATEKVFDRLVRLDPSRHNKGTGLGLSLVKAILQRHNARIELSDNQPGLQVSIRFS; encoded by the coding sequence GTGACCCTGATTATCGGCACCCTGTTGTTTGGCATGTATCGCCAACTGATCAACGAGCAGGAGCTGCAGACCAATCAGCACCTGGCGGCAGAGAAGCTGCGTTATCAACAGATGGCGCTCACCCTGGACAGACGCAGCTTTGCCACCCAGATCCGCACCGCCGATCCCAAGACGGCCCTAGTGGTGTGGCGCAGCTCGCTTGATCTGGTGGGGGCCCTGAGCCTGATGCCGGATGACATGCCGCTGCTGCCTGAGACGCGTGACTTTCCCATTCTCACCAGCGGGCCGGACAAGCTGCATATCTTAACCGGCGGCTTGGTGATCACCCGTTATGGTCCCGTGCTGATTGCCACCCGTACCGATCAACTGGCCACCCTGATTGAGCGCTTCGTCAACGCGGCCATCACGGCGCTGATGTTGACTATCGTGCTGACCCTGGCATTAGGCTACCTGTTTTCCAAGGCGATTCTGCGCCGCCTGGTGCAGTACAACCGTCTGAGTCGCCGTATCGAGCGGGGCGAGTATTCCACCCGACTGCCAATCAGCTGGCGCCAGGATGAGTTTGATATGCTGGCGGGCAACTTTAACCAGGTGCTGGACACCCTGGAGGCTAACCTGCACGCGGTGCGCGGCGCCACCGACAATATTGCCCACGATCTCCGAACCCCGCTGTCTCACCTGAGGATAGGCCTGGAGCAGCTACCGCAGCGGCCCGCAGAGGAGCTGGACGAGGCCAGTGCGATTCTGATCGAGGAGCTGGATCACTGCCTGGCGACCTTCGATGCCATGCTCTCTCTCACACGTATCGAGGAGGGGCAGCAGGATCTCGAGCTACAACCTTTGAGCCTTAACGACTTGTGTCAGGACTTGTTTGAGATGGCCGAGGCGATGGCCGAATCCAACGGCCAGACCCTAAGCCTGTCGCTGGACCAAGACTATAGCGTGATGGGAGATAAATACCTGCTGTTCCAGGCGTTGTTTAACCTGGTGGACAATGCCATCAAGTATTCCGGCGAGGGCGCCAAGATAGAGATAATCCAGCAAGGCAATGAAATACTGATCCGCGATAACGGGCCGGGGATCCCGAATGATGCCACCGAGAAGGTGTTCGATCGTCTGGTGCGTCTGGATCCGAGCCGTCACAACAAGGGCACGGGATTGGGGCTTTCGCTGGTCAAGGCTATCCTGCAACGTCATAATGCCCGCATCGAGCTCTCCGATAATCAGCCTGGGCTGCAGGTGAGCATACGTTTTTCATAG
- a CDS encoding DUF2986 domain-containing protein, whose amino-acid sequence MNRKKKINQTLKAKAKKANAKLHRSGKPKYIAKAERERLAEAAEAPAEFVS is encoded by the coding sequence ATGAACAGAAAGAAGAAAATCAATCAAACACTTAAGGCCAAGGCGAAGAAGGCGAACGCTAAACTTCATCGATCAGGTAAGCCTAAGTATATCGCCAAAGCCGAACGCGAACGACTCGCCGAGGCAGCAGAAGCACCCGCTGAATTCGTCTCTTAG
- a CDS encoding putative hemolysin, which yields MKMTKIKSMTKTIAALLFTLGLSACQMQESQIQVSQEQNTRETKPLSMANPAAVYCESLDGALDLDSGICTLPSGEQIEHWDLYRRDHPQAKNQ from the coding sequence ATGAAGATGACTAAGATCAAGAGCATGACTAAGACTATCGCGGCGCTATTATTCACCCTTGGCTTGAGCGCCTGCCAGATGCAAGAGAGTCAGATACAAGTTAGCCAGGAGCAGAACACAAGGGAAACCAAACCGCTGTCCATGGCCAACCCGGCGGCAGTCTATTGTGAATCCCTGGACGGCGCGCTCGATCTGGACAGCGGCATCTGCACCCTGCCAAGTGGTGAGCAGATCGAGCACTGGGATCTCTATCGCCGGGATCATCCACAGGCGAAAAACCAATAA
- a CDS encoding RidA family protein: MNKIWSPDTLAAPATNYHQCALVSQPSRWLNIAGQLGIDPQGTLAPDTEGQIVQAWENLRAVLQANDMDLQDLVSVRLYLVDRGDLPAYPAAKARLGFDVGGLPTTLLLVQGLFDPLWRVEIEAQAAKAFEGD; this comes from the coding sequence ATGAATAAGATCTGGAGTCCGGATACCCTGGCGGCCCCTGCGACTAACTACCATCAATGTGCGTTGGTTTCACAGCCCTCACGCTGGCTGAATATTGCCGGACAGCTGGGCATAGACCCGCAAGGCACACTTGCGCCAGATACCGAGGGGCAGATAGTACAGGCGTGGGAAAATCTGCGCGCCGTGCTACAGGCCAACGACATGGATCTGCAAGACTTGGTATCGGTGCGACTCTATCTGGTCGACCGTGGCGATCTGCCTGCTTACCCAGCCGCCAAGGCGCGTTTAGGCTTCGATGTCGGCGGACTGCCGACCACCTTGCTCTTGGTTCAGGGGCTGTTCGACCCGCTGTGGCGGGTTGAGATAGAGGCGCAGGCGGCTAAGGCATTCGAGGGGGACTAG